The sequence below is a genomic window from Granulicatella elegans.
ATGATAGTCCGTATGTAGCAAAGTTGATGAAGGAAGTAAAAAATCGTGATTATGATCCAAGTTCAAGATTTGCTCAACGTGTAAAGAGTTTCCATGAAATAGATGCTGGATTAAATGATGAAAGAACATTATTTGACTGGGCTAGTAAACAAACGTATATTCAAATGGCAAATATGATGTCTGCAGCAACTCTTCTAGGAATTGATTCTTTACCGATTGAAGGGTTTAACAGAGAAAAAGTAGAAGCATATTTAAAAGAAAAAGGATTTTTAAATACGGATGAATTTGGAGTATCTGTAATGGCAAGTTTTGGATATCGTGATCAAGAGATTACTCCTAAAGTTCGTTGGAATAAAGAAGCAATTTATGAGGTAATTGAATAGTTTTTAATTTCGACTTTAAACTGTTTAAAGAAATAGTAGAATTTCTTTGGACAGTTTTTTGAATTTTAGAATATTTTGTCTCGCTATAAGAAATCGTGTAGTTTGTGAATCAAAATGTCATTTAAATAGAGTATTAGAATTATTAAATAATCAGAATAATTCTGAAAAATGTTCAAAATTCTATTTTTGCATTAAAATTATTTGCTTTTTTTTGTTTAAAGATTGTGAATAGTTTGTGAAAAACAATGGATTCACAAATAGAATTTCATATTTTTGAAAATTTAAACAAATCTTAAGAAATTTAAAGAGTCTATTTTCTACTTCATATGAATTTAATGATAAAAAATAATATATTTTCATAATTTTTCAAAATATTATTTATAAGTTTCTTTTAGAGGAAAACTTATAAATGAAAATAAATGATGAAACACAACGTTTCGGATTAATTCCTTTATAGTATTAATTTTCATAATTTCAATAGTGTTATTTCTATAAAATGCCAGAAATATTCTTGAAGCTTTTCACAGATATATTATAATTAAGTAGAAGAAAAAATAGGAGGGATTCATATGAGTAGTATAGAGAAATTAGTTTTAGAAATTCAAAATGGGGATGATGAAGAAGCTTTTCCTCTTTTAGTAGGAAAAGTAAAACCTTTAATGTATAGTGTTTATTATCGTCATTTTTATTTCTGTATTGAATTAGAAGATTTTATTCAAGAAGCTAGTTATTTATTGTTTTACACGGCAAAGAAATTTGATTTAAAAAAAGGTACAGTCTTTATTTCTTATTACGAACGTGCATTAAAAAACTATGCTATACAATTAGTACGACATGAACATCGAGAAAGAGTAGTTCCTGGTTCTTGTTTATGCAATTATGATATTTCTAATTTTAAGTATCCTGTGTCTGTTGAAGAAGAATTTTTATTAAAAGAAGAAATTCCTCATTATTGGCGTTCTCTGTCTCCGTTTGAAAAAGCAGTATTATTACATTATATGAAAGGATATACATTTGAAGAAATTTCTGAAAAATCAAATAAATCTTTATCTGCCATTAAGAGTGCATTTAATCGTTGCCATAAAAAATTCAAATTGTTTTACAATAAAATACAAGAAGAGGAAACGTAAAATGATAGATAACTTTACAGACAACTTTCTCCCGAACGTAGGGACTAAGAATTATTTTTGTAGTTAAATAAAGCCAATGAAATCAATACTATGGAAGTAGTGCTAAAATAAAAATCGACACCATAAAATCCCGTAAAATAAAGATTTTATGGTGTCGATATGTGCATTGTAACACAAATAAACCTATTTAGTGAAGAAGAAAATTTAGGGGAATTAGAAAAATTAGCATAAATACTATCAGTATTACCAGCAGAAAAGTTATTAAAAAAATTAGATGAAGAACGAGAAAATGGTCGAAATGATTATCCAGTTGTATGTATGTGGCGTTTACTCCTTGCGAAAAATATTTTCCAACATGCAACGATTGAAAGTTTATTGCGCGAATGTCATAGAAATAGCCAATTAAGACAATTATGTGGACTTCTATCGCACTATATTTCTATGAATCATACCAATAATCATGTTCGTATAGTGCCAAGCTCTGCTGTGATGTCTCGTTTTATAAAAAATTAAAGGAACATCAAGAAGAATTGACAGAGATGATGGTAATTTTAGAAAAGAAATTACAAGAAGAATTAGCGGATTTTGGAAAAAAAGTAGCCATTGATGGGAAAATGATTCAAAGTTATGCCAATAAGGTATCTATTAAAGAACCAGACGGCAGAAGAGAAACGCAAGCAGATAGACAGCTAAAACTTATTATTCAAATAACGGAACTAAAACTACTAAGTATTATTTTGGTTTCCGAGTCCATTTATTAGCAGATGTAAATGATGAACGACCGTTGGCTTTTAAAGTGACTCCAGCAAGTAAAGGAGAACGGGAAGTCGCTGAAGAAATTCTATTAAAGAATACAAAAGCAGTGATGGCAGATAAAGGATATGATAGTGTTGACTTTAGGAAATTCATCGAAGAACAAGGGATAATTGCGATTATCCCTCCAAGATACATGTGGAAAGACAAAGAAAGTCATCAATATAAAGACACATCACTCTATTATAATCAAGATGGGGAAGTATTTTATCGCACAGAAGATATTCGCATCTTCTCTAAAGTATCACAAAAATCACATAAATTTGAGAGACTTTACAATCAGAGAAGTGCCATTGAGAGGATTAATGGTCGCTTAGACAGAGATTTTATGTTTGAAAATCATACGATAAGAGGATTAGAAAAAGTAACTTTATATGTCTCAATGGCTTGTTTATGTACATTAGGATTTGCTTATTTAAAAGTGAAAAAACAAGAAACAGAACATTTGAGCAGTTGGGTTGCATAATAGTTATATAACTTTTTTAAAAAAATTGCGAAAATTTAAGGGGGAATAGTTTGCTTTTTTTTAGGAACAGAGGTTACTATTGAATAAGTATGTCCGAAAATGAAAATAAAAAAAGGTTTTCTGAAATGATTTTTTCGTTTTTGGCATCATTTTTTGTTCCGAGAATCGATTTTCTTTTTCAAAAATAACGAAACCGCTATTTTAGGTAAAAAAAGGGCTACAGCGTAAATGATTGATTCGGACTAATATTTATTATTGCTCTATTGTATGATATACTATACAAGGTATATATGGTGTCTTTTAGGACACAAAAAGGAGGACCAGTTGTGGTTGCATTAAGTTTAAGAGCACAAAATATTGGAATTGATTTAGGTACAGCCAATACAATTGTCTATCTTGAAAATGAAGGAATTGTGACACGTGAACCATCAGTTGTCGCAAAAAATACAATTACTGAAGAAATTATAGCCGTTGGTCAAAATGCATTTGATATGATTGGTCGTACACCAGAAAATATTGTGGCAGTTAGACCAATGAAAGACGGTGTTATTGCAGATTATAATACAACAACAGCTATGTTAAAATATTTTGTACAATCAATTGTCGGTCGCTCTTTCTTTAAACCGATTGTAATGATTTGTGTTCCAAGTGGAATTACGGATGTTGAAAAAAGAGCAGTACTAGATGCTACTAAATATGCAGGTGCTAAAGAAGCCTATGTTGTTGAAGAACCATTTGCAGCAGCAGTCGGAGCAGGCTTACCAGTTCAAGAGCCAACAGGAAGCATGATTGTAGATATTGGTGGAGGAACGACAGATGTAGCAACAATTTCATTAGGTGGAATTGTCAATAGCCAATCTATCCGAATCGGTGGTGACGAATTAAATGAAGCAATTATTTTACATGTTCGTAAAAAATATAATTTATTAATTGGGGAAAGAACTGCCGAAGATTTAAAAATTCAATTAGGATCAGCTTCAGTTGAAAAAGCTTCTGCTTATGGAAGTATGCAAGTTCGTGGACGTGATATGGTTACTGGATTGCCAAGAATTATTGAAGTTGAAGCTGTTGAAATTGCAGAAGCAATGAGTGAAATTATTACGCAAATTATAGATGCAGTTAGAGACGTTCTTGAACAAACACCACCGGAGATTGCCTCTGATGTTATTGATCATGGTATCGTATTAACAGGTGGTGGTGCCTTGTTAAGAAATTTAGCAGACGTGATTTCTGACTATACTAAAGTTCCAGCTTTTGTAGCCAATGATCCTTTGGATTGTGTAGCTTTAGGAACTGGAAAAATTTTAGCAAATCCGCTATTAATGAAAAAATAATGAAAAGGAGACTGAACAGTGAATCCAATATTTTCGAATAAGAAATTAATTGGTTGGGTTTTAGGTGGAATTGTTACACTTTTACTCATTACTTTTTCACTCACTGTTGGTAGTACTATTGTTTCGCAAGGTGTTAATGATGTGACGAATATTTTAGGACGAATGCTTGCGTATCCTGCCAATAGTGTCAATGATTTTATGGAAAGTATTTCCAATTTGACAAATACTTATCAAGAAAATCAGACGTTAAAACAAAAAGTAGAAACAATTTATGAATTAGAAGTTCAACTAAATGACTTAAAAAAAGATAATGAAAAAATGAAGGAAACGTTGAAGTTACAAGATACTTTAAACGACTATACTTTAATTAACGCAACAGTTATTGCAAGAAATCCAGATACTTGGAGAGATATTGTTACGATTAATAAGGGAGCAAATGATGGATTAACTCCTCAAATGTCTGTTATGAGTGATAATGGTCTAGTAGGTAAAGTATTAGATGTGAATCCTACAAGTGCTAGAGTTGCATTATTATCGAATAATGATCATACCTTAGTTCGTGTTGCAGCGATGATTCAAGGAGAAAAAGAATCGATTTATGGAACATTAACAGGTTATGACCATGAAAAAAACATTTTAATTATGAGTCAAATTCAAGCAACTCAAGAAATTAAAGTTGGGGATAAAGTTGTGACGTCTGGTTTAGGAGGCGTTTCTCCAAGTTCTTTATATATAGGAACTGTTGAAGAAGTAGCAATGGATCGTTTTGGATTATATAAAGAAGTTCGTATTAAACCAGCAGCAGATACAAATGATGTTCGTTATGTAACAGTGGTGAAGCGAACAAGTGAAAGTAGGACTGAATGATGCATACTTCGAAGCGTATTTATTGGTTACCCATTTTGATGATTATTGCTTTTTTAATAGATGGAGTGATGATGAATCATTTTTCGGTATTTTTAATTGAATCAGGGTATACTCTTGTTCCAAGAATTGTGGTTATAACATTAATCTTATTAACTTTTATTATTGATCATTCAAGTATGTTTTGGTTTGCAGTAATGGTTGGATTTATGTATGATAGTTACTATTCTGGTATTTTAGGAGTTTATATGGCAATTTTTGCTGTTATTATTCGACTAATCGGTCATATTAGAGGGAAAATTAGTATCAATCCATTTACGTTGGGATTAGCTTTAATTCTCTTATTAACGATTACTGAAACCGGAGTATATATCATTTATACATTAATAGGGATTCAACATCTTTCAGTGCAACAATTTTTAATCCAACGTTTAGGTTCAAGTTTAGTATTAAATCTTGTTTTGTATTATGTATTATATATTCCTTTGAAAAACTTTGCTTTATGGGTACAATCTGGAATTTCTCATGAGAAAATTTCATTGCGAGCAACTCGTAGAAATCATGGGAATTCTTATCATTATCATTAACAGAAAGTCGGCTATAGCCGGCTTTTTTATGTGCGAACATATGTGCGAAAAAGTAGAAGAAAACGTTATAGTTATGTTATAATGAGTTTGGAAAAAGGAGGTATGATGATGAGCAATTTATACGATACAGCGAATCAATTAGAACGTGAACTTCGTCAATCAGATGAGTTTGCTGCAGTGAAAGAGGCTTTTGAAGCAGTACAACAATCAGAAGAAGCGAAAGCTTTATTTGAAGAGTTCCGTGATATGAATGTAAAATTCCAACAAAAACAAATGAATGCTGAAGATTTGACTGAAGAAGATATGGATTATGCAAATGCTTTATATCAAAAAGCTAGTTCTAACGAAGCTATTCAAACATTAATGCAAGCAGAACAACGTTTAAATGTGATGATGCAAGATATTAATCGTATTTTAACGACTTCATTACAAGAATTATATCAATAATTACATTGATCGAAACGGTCTTATTGATTTTTAGCCAAATGAATAAAATTCATAATGGACTAGAAGTGAATAGACCGTTTTTTATTTTTACAGATAAGGAGTTTTTATGATTCGCTTTATTCATTGTGCCGATATACATTTAGGAAGTCCGTTTACAGGACTTCAACAAAAAAATAGTACGATTGCATCTCAAGCAATCGAAGCTACAAAAAAAGCTTTTTTAACATTAATAGAAACTGCAATTGAATATCATGTTGATTTTGTTCTAATTTCAGGGGACATATTTGATTCAAGTCAGCAACATATTCAAGAAAAAATCTTTTTAAAAGAACAATTTCAAAGACTAGCTCAATCAG
It includes:
- a CDS encoding NAD(P)H-dependent oxidoreductase; its protein translation is MNRNEVIELQHKRFAVKKYNPNRRISDEDWDALVEVGRLAPSSLGFEPWKMLLLKNEQMREDLKEMTWGGINSLEAASHFVIFLARKGVTYDSPYVAKLMKEVKNRDYDPSSRFAQRVKSFHEIDAGLNDERTLFDWASKQTYIQMANMMSAATLLGIDSLPIEGFNREKVEAYLKEKGFLNTDEFGVSVMASFGYRDQEITPKVRWNKEAIYEVIE
- a CDS encoding RNA polymerase sigma factor produces the protein MSSIEKLVLEIQNGDDEEAFPLLVGKVKPLMYSVYYRHFYFCIELEDFIQEASYLLFYTAKKFDLKKGTVFISYYERALKNYAIQLVRHEHRERVVPGSCLCNYDISNFKYPVSVEEEFLLKEEIPHYWRSLSPFEKAVLLHYMKGYTFEEISEKSNKSLSAIKSAFNRCHKKFKLFYNKIQEEET
- a CDS encoding transposase, with the translated sequence MWRLLLAKNIFQHATIESLLRECHRNSQLRQLCGLLSHYISMNHTNNHVRIVPSSAVMSRFIKN
- a CDS encoding rod shape-determining protein, whose amino-acid sequence is MVSFRTQKGGPVVVALSLRAQNIGIDLGTANTIVYLENEGIVTREPSVVAKNTITEEIIAVGQNAFDMIGRTPENIVAVRPMKDGVIADYNTTTAMLKYFVQSIVGRSFFKPIVMICVPSGITDVEKRAVLDATKYAGAKEAYVVEEPFAAAVGAGLPVQEPTGSMIVDIGGGTTDVATISLGGIVNSQSIRIGGDELNEAIILHVRKKYNLLIGERTAEDLKIQLGSASVEKASAYGSMQVRGRDMVTGLPRIIEVEAVEIAEAMSEIITQIIDAVRDVLEQTPPEIASDVIDHGIVLTGGGALLRNLADVISDYTKVPAFVANDPLDCVALGTGKILANPLLMKK
- the mreC gene encoding rod shape-determining protein MreC, whose product is MNPIFSNKKLIGWVLGGIVTLLLITFSLTVGSTIVSQGVNDVTNILGRMLAYPANSVNDFMESISNLTNTYQENQTLKQKVETIYELEVQLNDLKKDNEKMKETLKLQDTLNDYTLINATVIARNPDTWRDIVTINKGANDGLTPQMSVMSDNGLVGKVLDVNPTSARVALLSNNDHTLVRVAAMIQGEKESIYGTLTGYDHEKNILIMSQIQATQEIKVGDKVVTSGLGGVSPSSLYIGTVEEVAMDRFGLYKEVRIKPAADTNDVRYVTVVKRTSESRTE
- the mreD gene encoding rod shape-determining protein MreD, encoding MMHTSKRIYWLPILMIIAFLIDGVMMNHFSVFLIESGYTLVPRIVVITLILLTFIIDHSSMFWFAVMVGFMYDSYYSGILGVYMAIFAVIIRLIGHIRGKISINPFTLGLALILLLTITETGVYIIYTLIGIQHLSVQQFLIQRLGSSLVLNLVLYYVLYIPLKNFALWVQSGISHEKISLRATRRNHGNSYHYH
- a CDS encoding YlbF family regulator, encoding MSNLYDTANQLERELRQSDEFAAVKEAFEAVQQSEEAKALFEEFRDMNVKFQQKQMNAEDLTEEDMDYANALYQKASSNEAIQTLMQAEQRLNVMMQDINRILTTSLQELYQ